Proteins encoded in a region of the Halodesulfovibrio marinisediminis DSM 17456 genome:
- the otsB gene encoding trehalose-phosphatase yields the protein MIKLWTAEEQAGFGQKLAACRRAVLFFDYDGTLAPIVPDRDNALPFPGVREAFERLLAIKHCRTVLVSGRRVMEIQPLLQSRLPFEAWGSHGCERLRVNGQLDTISISDAAQEGLQLAAAKISGLLGEQAIERKPNCVAAHVSNINAELMPQYLMEIEELWEPVAEEFGLELLDFHEGMEMRVPGINKSRVVTSVLSEEPKDAVTAYLGDDITDEDAFRVLDEQSHTILIGREKRPSAAQWLLPMQPDGRHIIDFLHATASALL from the coding sequence ATGATAAAACTTTGGACAGCTGAAGAACAAGCTGGTTTTGGGCAAAAACTGGCTGCCTGTCGTAGGGCTGTTCTCTTTTTTGACTATGATGGTACATTGGCACCGATAGTCCCTGATAGAGATAATGCGCTTCCTTTTCCAGGGGTCCGCGAAGCTTTTGAACGACTTTTAGCCATCAAGCACTGCCGTACTGTGCTTGTAAGTGGGCGCAGGGTAATGGAGATTCAGCCATTGCTGCAAAGTCGGTTGCCGTTTGAGGCTTGGGGTTCTCATGGTTGCGAACGTCTGCGAGTAAATGGTCAACTTGATACTATTTCGATTTCAGATGCTGCACAGGAAGGCCTGCAGCTTGCAGCAGCGAAAATATCGGGTCTGCTGGGTGAACAAGCTATTGAGCGAAAGCCGAACTGTGTTGCAGCGCATGTGAGCAACATTAATGCAGAGCTTATGCCGCAGTATCTTATGGAAATAGAAGAATTGTGGGAGCCTGTTGCGGAAGAGTTCGGTTTAGAACTTCTGGACTTTCATGAAGGAATGGAAATGCGTGTTCCGGGAATTAATAAATCCCGTGTTGTTACTTCTGTTCTTTCGGAAGAGCCAAAAGATGCTGTAACTGCTTATCTAGGCGACGATATTACAGATGAAGATGCCTTCCGTGTTTTGGATGAACAAAGTCATACTATCTTAATAGGACGGGAAAAGCGTCCTTCTGCGGCACAATGGTTGTTACCTATGCAACCGGATGGTAGGCATATTATTGATTTTTTGCATGCAACTGCATCTGCTCTTTTGTAG
- the rsmA gene encoding 16S rRNA (adenine(1518)-N(6)/adenine(1519)-N(6))-dimethyltransferase RsmA, with amino-acid sequence MALDIKQGPRAKKSLGQNFLQDKNTANRIVDALHIEPEDYVIEIGPGPGALTHLIHERKPAWFTILEKDNHWAHEHKRQPPAGDPELQVVLTDALLFPWENLTSEKPWKVIGNLPYNVASPLMWDILSKASGLQRAVFMIQKEVGDRIIAAPSSKQYGALSVWLQSFCKPRREFIVPPGVFIPRPKVDSAVLSFVPTPAEERDFDPNALSWLLKVTFQQRRKQLQKILKGCVASGAEEALEKAGVQGTARPETLTTRQFQVLADALKSCPKK; translated from the coding sequence ATGGCATTGGATATTAAGCAAGGACCTCGCGCAAAAAAGAGTCTCGGACAGAACTTTTTGCAGGATAAAAATACGGCTAACCGTATTGTAGATGCACTTCATATAGAACCGGAAGATTATGTTATTGAAATTGGTCCCGGTCCCGGTGCGTTGACTCACCTTATTCATGAACGCAAGCCCGCATGGTTCACTATTCTTGAAAAAGATAACCACTGGGCGCACGAACATAAGCGCCAGCCTCCTGCAGGGGACCCTGAATTGCAGGTTGTGCTTACTGATGCCTTGCTGTTTCCGTGGGAGAATTTGACTTCTGAAAAGCCATGGAAAGTTATTGGCAATCTTCCATACAATGTTGCGTCTCCCCTTATGTGGGATATTTTGAGCAAGGCAAGCGGGCTGCAGCGTGCTGTTTTTATGATTCAGAAAGAGGTGGGGGACAGGATTATTGCTGCTCCATCTTCTAAACAGTATGGTGCGCTGTCTGTTTGGTTGCAAAGTTTTTGTAAACCTAGGCGTGAGTTTATAGTGCCTCCGGGAGTATTCATTCCTCGTCCTAAGGTGGATTCTGCAGTGCTGAGTTTTGTGCCGACTCCTGCCGAAGAACGTGATTTTGACCCTAACGCACTTTCATGGTTACTAAAGGTCACTTTTCAACAGCGTCGAAAGCAATTGCAGAAAATTCTAAAAGGTTGCGTTGCCTCCGGTGCTGAAGAAGCACTTGAAAAGGCTGGCGTGCAAGGAACTGCAAGGCCTGAGACGCTTACCACCCGTCAGTTCCAAGTATTGGCTGATGCGTTGAAAAGTTGTCCAAAAAAGTAG
- a CDS encoding alpha,alpha-trehalose-phosphate synthase (UDP-forming) — protein sequence MPNGLEDDQGLIVVSNRLPVSLECSGGTCHSSPVSGGLVTALSPVLRENNGTWIGWAGAPDVEGVESALRLFSEETGYNLLQVGLTAEQIQDFYFGFTNQILWPLFHASQFECNFNPDYWRTYLDVNALFAFRTIESGEADDYIWVHDYHLMHVAKYMREAGDCRRTGFFLHIPFPSVDCFKRLPWRTELLQALLEYDQIGFQTLHDRRNFLQAISSLVPNVRVFGRGQVVYATVGSRTVKVGTFPISIDYKKFNETARSSVVRKHSQQVHKALPYPKIILGVDRLDYTKGIPKRLMAMHRLLTMYPELQGNVSLLQVVVPSRATIPMYARLKKEIECMVGQINGEFSVPGYVPIHYQYRNLTFDELLAYYRASSVALVTPLRDGMNLVAKEYCAANVERNGVLVLSEFAGAAAQLRNGAILVNPFDVEGVASAIHQAYTMDKKERLKRMDRMRESIRKNDIYKWVDSFFASALAK from the coding sequence ATGCCTAACGGGTTAGAAGACGACCAAGGCCTCATAGTAGTTTCTAATAGATTACCAGTATCATTGGAGTGTTCCGGTGGAACATGCCATTCTTCTCCAGTCTCCGGTGGGTTAGTCACTGCACTATCTCCAGTGCTGAGAGAGAATAATGGTACTTGGATTGGATGGGCGGGGGCGCCTGATGTGGAAGGTGTTGAATCGGCATTGCGGTTATTTTCTGAAGAAACAGGGTACAACCTTCTTCAGGTTGGTTTGACGGCAGAACAGATTCAGGATTTTTACTTTGGCTTCACTAACCAGATTCTTTGGCCCCTATTCCATGCATCACAGTTTGAGTGCAATTTTAATCCTGATTATTGGCGAACTTATTTGGATGTAAATGCGCTGTTTGCTTTTCGCACTATAGAGAGTGGCGAAGCCGATGACTATATCTGGGTGCATGATTATCATTTGATGCATGTGGCTAAGTACATGCGTGAAGCTGGAGACTGTAGGCGTACAGGTTTTTTCCTTCATATACCGTTTCCATCAGTTGATTGTTTTAAACGTCTACCGTGGCGCACCGAGCTTTTGCAGGCGCTTCTTGAGTACGATCAAATTGGTTTTCAGACTTTACATGACAGGCGTAATTTTCTTCAGGCTATTTCCTCCTTGGTGCCGAATGTGCGGGTATTCGGTCGCGGGCAGGTTGTGTATGCCACTGTCGGTTCCCGTACCGTTAAAGTCGGTACTTTTCCTATAAGTATTGATTACAAGAAGTTTAATGAGACGGCCCGTTCTTCTGTTGTCCGTAAGCATTCTCAACAGGTGCATAAGGCGTTGCCGTATCCGAAGATAATTCTGGGTGTAGATCGTCTTGATTATACAAAAGGAATTCCAAAGCGCCTTATGGCAATGCACAGGCTGTTAACAATGTATCCGGAATTGCAAGGTAATGTGAGCTTGCTTCAGGTTGTTGTGCCGAGTCGAGCAACGATTCCAATGTATGCACGGTTGAAAAAAGAAATAGAATGTATGGTAGGGCAGATTAACGGTGAGTTTTCTGTTCCGGGGTATGTTCCGATTCATTACCAGTACCGAAATTTGACGTTTGATGAACTGCTTGCGTATTACCGCGCAAGCAGTGTGGCTCTTGTTACTCCGCTTCGAGACGGTATGAACCTTGTTGCAAAGGAATATTGTGCCGCTAATGTTGAGCGAAACGGTGTGCTAGTGCTTAGTGAGTTTGCTGGTGCCGCGGCGCAGCTTCGAAATGGGGCTATACTGGTTAATCCTTTTGATGTAGAAGGTGTTGCCTCTGCTATTCATCAGGCATATACGATGGATAAAAAAGAGCGCTTGAAACGGATGGATAGGATGCGGGAATCAATCCGCAAAAACGACATTTATAAATGGGTGGATAGCTTTTTTGCTTCTGCTTTAGCAAAGTAG
- a CDS encoding DUF2062 domain-containing protein → MRFWDSFKRAIRYNYLRVMRLKVSIHSVALGMAVGVFTGCLPVLPFQTVVALTLAFILRCSKVAAAAGTWVSNPLNWVPFYTACFIIGNWLIPIDVTFDPHHMELKELVEQGWGIVVVMMTGGLVMAIPCSVLSYFITFRAVTRFRKRRMIRLINQYKRRHGEQSTHDKTLDS, encoded by the coding sequence TATAACTACTTGCGCGTAATGCGCTTGAAGGTTTCAATACATTCTGTTGCATTGGGTATGGCTGTCGGTGTGTTTACGGGCTGTTTGCCTGTACTTCCATTTCAAACTGTTGTGGCTCTTACGCTTGCCTTTATATTACGATGCAGCAAGGTTGCAGCGGCAGCAGGAACATGGGTTTCCAACCCGTTGAACTGGGTGCCTTTTTATACTGCATGTTTTATTATCGGAAACTGGCTCATTCCTATTGATGTAACTTTTGACCCTCATCATATGGAGTTGAAAGAGTTAGTTGAGCAAGGGTGGGGTATTGTCGTTGTTATGATGACCGGTGGACTGGTTATGGCAATTCCATGTTCTGTACTGTCATACTTTATTACGTTCAGAGCCGTTACCCGTTTTCGTAAACGCCGCATGATACGCCTTATAAATCAGTATAAGCGTAGGCATGGAGAGCAAAGCACTCATGATAAAACTTTGGACAGCTGA
- a CDS encoding HU family DNA-binding protein translates to MTKAELVERIAEKANLTKANAERSLNAFLESVQEVLVAEGKLTLTGFGTFVVEERKERLGRNPQSGEPIIIPETKVVKFRPGKLLKEAVK, encoded by the coding sequence GTGACCAAGGCGGAACTCGTAGAACGAATTGCTGAGAAAGCAAATCTTACTAAAGCAAATGCTGAACGTTCTTTGAACGCATTTCTTGAATCAGTTCAGGAAGTTCTTGTAGCTGAAGGCAAGCTGACTTTGACAGGTTTTGGTACATTCGTTGTTGAAGAGCGTAAAGAACGCTTGGGACGCAACCCGCAGAGCGGTGAGCCAATTATCATTCCAGAAACTAAAGTAGTTAAATTCCGCCCGGGAAAACTGCTTAAAGAAGCTGTTAAGTAA